A DNA window from Engraulis encrasicolus isolate BLACKSEA-1 chromosome 3, IST_EnEncr_1.0, whole genome shotgun sequence contains the following coding sequences:
- the LOC134446464 gene encoding uncharacterized protein LOC134446464, producing the protein MTKCTSCLRNFHGSSEICVEIRSFPRLLPPPASHLSGGGEKRSRARKPPLLVHSLSIAKTCTRLLVATHGNWYLAVPGKAVWDLGVAGGPRDAACRPALVWTRPAARQPLPQLWVNSKDLNGGPGGGWQQQDVPQRLGRRMKAAAEGDLQSSWISMPLDLEGSLPCGRKTNKNKPTKQNFHFGTWNVRTLTDNKASERPERRTAIISRELKRFQIDIAALSETRLADEGQLKEEKGGYTFFWKGKPAEQPRIHGVGFAIKNNLVNQLHELPVGISERLMTLRLMLSNSQMATVISAYAPTLDAQQDVKEAFYADLDTILSKVPKEDKLILLGDFNARVGQNHDLWRGTLGREGTGNTNSNGLMLLTKCSEYDLVITNTLFRQKKKFKTSWMHPRSKCWHLIDYIIVRSQDRRDVLITKAMTGADECWTDHRLIRSTMSIRLMRKMRHQKGQPRRRFNVERLGETAYQQQLQAAMSADLPDQYPEDIEKHWDTLSSTIINSCKTTLGHKMRKHQDWYDENDTEIQHLINIKRKTFTTWQNDINCNVKREAHAKAKAAVQSRVRVLKNQWWTQKALEIQQLADTGDTRGFFEATRAVYGPSHRCLTPLRSKDGLYLMKDKEAITHRWKEHYEELLNRDTTPDFEALDQLPQLPIFESMAEPPSLSEVRDAIRKMKNNKSPGADGIPAEVLKEGGPVLLEHIHTLLVKIWKKEEIPAQLRDALVISLFKKGDKTECGNYRGISLLSTVGKALARVLANRLAPLSENTLPESQSGFRPNRSTMDMIFVARQLQEKCREQNQPLYMAFIDLTKAFDSVNRQALWQVLAKIGCPDKFIRVLRLLHDNMSATVLTGFGDETEPFRVDTGVKQGCVIAPSLFSIFIASILHLTGNQLPQGVKIVYRAEELLNINRFRAKGQTTTVPITELQYADDNAIVALSEDDLHRHGVVD; encoded by the exons CTACCGCCACCGGCTAGCCACCTCTCCGGGGGTGGTGAAAAGAGGAGCCGAGCGCGTAAGCCTCCTCTGCTGGTACACAGCCTCTCCATTGCCAAGACCTGTACACGCCTCCTCGTGGCCACGCACGGTAACTGGTACCTTGCGGTTCCAGGCAAAGCTGTATGGGATCTCGGAGTAGCAGGGGGCCCCAGAGACGCGGCATGCAGGCCCGCTCTAGTGTGGACACGCCCTGCTGCCCGTCAACCCCTGCCCCAGCTATGGGTAAATAGCAAAGACCTCAACGGCGGACCAGGCGGAGGATGGCAGCAGCAGGATGTACCACAACGGCTGGGAAGGCGGATGAAGGCTGCAGCAGAGGGTGATCTCCAGTCGTCTTGGATCTCCATGCCACTGGATCTAG AGGGATCACTACCATGCGGTcggaaaacaaataaaaacaaaccaaccaaacaaaacTTTCACTTTGGAACCTGGAATGTGCGAACCCTCACAGACAACAAAGCCAGTGAACGGCCTGAAAGACGAACAGCCATCATCTCCCGGGAACTAAAAAGATTCCAAATTGACATCGCAGCTCTCTCTGAAACCCGCCTGGCTGATGAAGGACAGCTGAAGGAGGAAAAAGGGGGCTATACTTTCTTCTGGAAAGGAAAACCTGCCGAACAGCCGCGAATCCACGGTGTGGGCTTCGCCATTAAGAACAACCTCGTCAACCAGCTCCACGAACTTCCTGTAGGCATCAGCGAACGCCTAATGACCTTACGCCTGATGCTTTCTAACAGTCAGATGGCCACTGTTATTAGCGCTTATGCTCCAACACTTGATGCGCAGCAGGATGTAAAGGAAGCCTTTTATGCTGACCTGGACACAATTCTATCCAAAGTCCCCAAGGAAGACAAACTAATCCTTCTTGGAGACTTTAATGCCAGAGTCGGGCAAAACCATGATCTATGGAGAGGCACACTGGGGAGAGAAGGGACTGGAAACACTAATTCCAATGGCTTAATGCTGTTAACTAAGTGCTCAGAATATGACCTGGTCATCACCAACACTCTTTTTCGTCAAAAGAAAAAGTTCAAAACATCTTGGATGCATCCCCGCTCGAAATGCTGGCATCTCATCGACTATATCATTGTCCGCTCCCAGGACCGTAGAGATGTACTCATCACAAAAGCAATGACTGGTGCAGATGAATGCTGGACTGACCATCGCCTCATTCGCTCAACCATGTCTATCCGTCTGATGCGGAAAATGAGGCACCAAAAAGGACAACCTCGACGGCGGTTCAACGTCGAGCGACTGGGAGAAACAGCATATCAGCAACAGCTGCAGGCAGCCATGAGTGCAGACTTGCCTGACCAGTACCCAGAGGATATTGAAAAACATTGGGATACTCTCTCTTCCACCATCATAAACTCCTGCAAAACCACCCTTGGCCACAAGATGAGAAAGCATCAAGACTGGTATGATGAGAATGACACAGAAATCCAGCACCTTATCAACATCAAGCGGAAAACTTTCACAACATGGCAAAATGACATCAACTGCAATGTTAAAAGAGAAGCCCATGCTAAAGCGAAAGCAGCTGTTCAATCAAGGGTCAGGGTACTCAAGAACCAATGGTGGACACAAAAGGCCCTGGAAATCCAACAGCTTGCTGACACTGGGGACACCAGAGGCTTTTTTGAAGCCACAAGAGCTGTATATGGACCCAGCCATCGTTGCCTGACCCCCCTTCGCTCTAAGGATGGACTCTATCTGATGAAGGATAAAGAGGCTATAACACACAGGTGGAAGGAGCACTATGAAGAGCTTCTGAACAGGGACACTACCCCTGACTTTGAAGCACTGGACCAACTTCCTCAACTGCCCATCTTTGAAAGTATGGCAGAACCACCCAGTTTGAGTGAGGTACGGGATGCCATCAGGAAGATGAAGAACAACAAGTCTCCTGGGGCTGATGGTATACCAGCTGAGGTTCTGAAAGAAGGCGGGCCTGTCCTTCTTGAACACATCCACACCCTGCTTGTCAAAATatggaaaaaagaggaaataCCAGCACAATTGAGGGATGCCCTAGTGATCTCCCTTTTCAAGAAGGGTGACAAGACTGAATGCGGTAACTATCGAGGCATTTCCCTCCTCTCCACGGTAGGGAAGGCTTTAGCCAGGGTGTTGGCCAATAGACTCGCCCCCCTGTCAGAAAACACTCTTCCTGAGTCACAAAGCGGATTCCGTCCAAACAGAAGCACCATGGACATGATCTTTGTAGCTCGCCAGCTGCAGGAGAAGTGCAGAGAACAAAATCAACCTCTATACATGGCCTTCATAGACCTCACTAAAGCCTTCGATTCTGTTAACCGCCAAGCCTTATGGCAGGTCCTGGCAAAAATTGGCTGCCCTGATAAATTCATTCGAGTTTTGAGGCTGCTACATGACAATATGTCTGCCACTGTACTGACTGGCTTTGGAGATGAAACCGAACCATTCAGAGTTGACACAGGAGTTAAACAGGGATGTGTTATTGCACCATCACTGTTCTCCATTTTCATTGCCAGCATCCTCCATCTTACAGGGAATCAGCTGCCACAGGGAGTCAAAATTGTCTACAGGGCTGAGGAACTTCTGAACATCAACCGATTTAGGGCCAAAGGTCAAACCACCACCGTACCCATCACAGAGCTGCAGTATGCAGACGACAATGCCATTGTAGCCCTCTCAGAAGATGACCTACA TCGTCATGGCGTGGtggactga